Proteins found in one Ptychodera flava strain L36383 chromosome 16, AS_Pfla_20210202, whole genome shotgun sequence genomic segment:
- the LOC139114113 gene encoding nuclear receptor subfamily 5 group A member 2-like isoform X2 has translation MRPDAVDLLFLGPEDHWSEFSLENIETPTLKMDFSFENEELKAAFDEQCPVCGDKVSGYHYGLLTCESCKGFFKRTVQNKKVYTCIENRNCMIDKTQRKRCPYCRFQKCLKVGMKLEAVRPDRMRGGRNKFGPMYKRDRAIKQQQRNRLIASSRPSGLPGNPDISNAIRNIQAAAAAKNSTPSPMVPQPALIIREPTTMSKPILSDIPRPVTSIPPYSYNAVNGLSSHPVSTMANSLSAELKSVYTDPGVPPIKTEPDATPRLIAEMLRSEPDQKQLQAKIQSCLQSQLNMNGPTDYFSMACKLADQTLFAFVDWARNSLFFKDLKVEDQMKLLQNAWSELLVIDQCYRQVETISESMVLVTGETVDLAKLRMYGLGDVIDRMAEIVKRMRELKVDRKEFMCLKYLLLLNPDIPGVQDIHLIRGYQEQIHAALLDYTISNYPEVTEKFGQLLLRLPEIRQVSLLGEDYLYYKHLSGEVPYNSLLMEMLHSKRK, from the exons ATGCGTCCCGACGCTGTAGACCTTTTGTTTCTCGGACCGGAAGATCATTGGAGCGAGTTCTCGCTCGAAAATATCGAGA CTCCAACTCTGAAAATGGATTTCTCCTTCGAGAACGAAGAGCTCAAGGCAGCCTTCGACGAACAATGTCCGGTCTGTGGGGACAAGGTCTCTGGCTATCACTATGGGCTCCTAACTTGTGAGAGCTGTAAGGGCTTTTTTAAACGGACTGTACAAAATAAGAAAGTCTACACGTGTATTGAGAACCGCAACTGCATGATCGACAAAACCCAGAGGAAGAGATGCCCGTACTGCCGATTCCAAAAATGCTTGAAAGTTGGTATGAAGCTAGAAG CTGTCAGACCAGATAGAATGCGAGGcggaagaaataaatttggtcCCATGTACAAGCGAGACAGGGCGATAAAACAGCAGCAGCGAAACAGGCTTATCGCCAGCTCACGGCCAAGTGGACTCCCGGGGAACCCAGATATTTCCAACGCTATTCGGAACATCCAGGCCGCTGCCGCCGCCAAAAACTCAACGCCGTCGCCAATGGTACCTCAGCCAGCGCTCATCATACGCGAGCCAACCACCATGTCCAAACCTATACTGTCAGACATCCCCCGGCCGGTGACGTCGATCCCACCCTACAGCTACAACGCTGTGAACGGACTCTCCTCACATCCAGTCAGCACCATGGCCAACTCGCTCAGCGCCGAGCTCAAGTCGGTGTACACGGACCCCGGCGTGCCCCCTATCAAAACGGAGCCCGACGCGACACCCAGGCTCATTGCCGAAATGTTGAGGTCGGAGCCCGACCAGAAACAACTGCAGGCCAAGATCCAGTCTTGCCTTCAGAGCCAACTTAACATGAATGGACCCACGGACTATTTCAGTATGGCGTGCAAACTGGCCGACCAAACGTTATTTGCCTTTGTGGATTGGGCAAGGAACAGCCTCTTTTTCAAAGATTTGAAG GTTGAAGACCAGATGAAGCTATTACAGAATGCTTGGAGTGAACTGCTTGTGATCGACCAGTGCTACAGACAGGTTGAGACCATTTCGGAAAGCATGGTGTTGGTGACAGGAGAGACGGTTGACCTCGCCAAGCTTCGCATGTACGGTTTGGGCGACGTAATTGACCGCATGGCCGAGATTGTGAAGCGAATGAGGGAGCTGAAAGTCGACAGGAAAGAGTTCATGTGCCTCAAATATCTTCTGCTCCTCAACCCTG ATATTCCGGGAGTTCAGGACATACACCTGATCAGAGGATACCAGGAACAGATCCACGCCGCTCTGCTTGACTACACCATATCCAACTACCCGGAGGTGacggagaaatttggacagctCCTCCTGAGGCTGCCCGAGATCCGGCAAGTCAGCCTCCTGGGTGAGGACTACCTGTACTACAAACATCTGAGCGGGGAAGTTCCGTACAACAGTCTACTCATGGAGATGCTGCACAGCAAAAGGAAATGa
- the LOC139114113 gene encoding nuclear receptor subfamily 5 group A member 2-like isoform X1 codes for MRPDAVDLLFLGPEDHWSEFSLENIESEYSPTLKMDFSFENEELKAAFDEQCPVCGDKVSGYHYGLLTCESCKGFFKRTVQNKKVYTCIENRNCMIDKTQRKRCPYCRFQKCLKVGMKLEAVRPDRMRGGRNKFGPMYKRDRAIKQQQRNRLIASSRPSGLPGNPDISNAIRNIQAAAAAKNSTPSPMVPQPALIIREPTTMSKPILSDIPRPVTSIPPYSYNAVNGLSSHPVSTMANSLSAELKSVYTDPGVPPIKTEPDATPRLIAEMLRSEPDQKQLQAKIQSCLQSQLNMNGPTDYFSMACKLADQTLFAFVDWARNSLFFKDLKVEDQMKLLQNAWSELLVIDQCYRQVETISESMVLVTGETVDLAKLRMYGLGDVIDRMAEIVKRMRELKVDRKEFMCLKYLLLLNPDIPGVQDIHLIRGYQEQIHAALLDYTISNYPEVTEKFGQLLLRLPEIRQVSLLGEDYLYYKHLSGEVPYNSLLMEMLHSKRK; via the exons ATGCGTCCCGACGCTGTAGACCTTTTGTTTCTCGGACCGGAAGATCATTGGAGCGAGTTCTCGCTCGAAAATATCGAGAGTGAGTATT CTCCAACTCTGAAAATGGATTTCTCCTTCGAGAACGAAGAGCTCAAGGCAGCCTTCGACGAACAATGTCCGGTCTGTGGGGACAAGGTCTCTGGCTATCACTATGGGCTCCTAACTTGTGAGAGCTGTAAGGGCTTTTTTAAACGGACTGTACAAAATAAGAAAGTCTACACGTGTATTGAGAACCGCAACTGCATGATCGACAAAACCCAGAGGAAGAGATGCCCGTACTGCCGATTCCAAAAATGCTTGAAAGTTGGTATGAAGCTAGAAG CTGTCAGACCAGATAGAATGCGAGGcggaagaaataaatttggtcCCATGTACAAGCGAGACAGGGCGATAAAACAGCAGCAGCGAAACAGGCTTATCGCCAGCTCACGGCCAAGTGGACTCCCGGGGAACCCAGATATTTCCAACGCTATTCGGAACATCCAGGCCGCTGCCGCCGCCAAAAACTCAACGCCGTCGCCAATGGTACCTCAGCCAGCGCTCATCATACGCGAGCCAACCACCATGTCCAAACCTATACTGTCAGACATCCCCCGGCCGGTGACGTCGATCCCACCCTACAGCTACAACGCTGTGAACGGACTCTCCTCACATCCAGTCAGCACCATGGCCAACTCGCTCAGCGCCGAGCTCAAGTCGGTGTACACGGACCCCGGCGTGCCCCCTATCAAAACGGAGCCCGACGCGACACCCAGGCTCATTGCCGAAATGTTGAGGTCGGAGCCCGACCAGAAACAACTGCAGGCCAAGATCCAGTCTTGCCTTCAGAGCCAACTTAACATGAATGGACCCACGGACTATTTCAGTATGGCGTGCAAACTGGCCGACCAAACGTTATTTGCCTTTGTGGATTGGGCAAGGAACAGCCTCTTTTTCAAAGATTTGAAG GTTGAAGACCAGATGAAGCTATTACAGAATGCTTGGAGTGAACTGCTTGTGATCGACCAGTGCTACAGACAGGTTGAGACCATTTCGGAAAGCATGGTGTTGGTGACAGGAGAGACGGTTGACCTCGCCAAGCTTCGCATGTACGGTTTGGGCGACGTAATTGACCGCATGGCCGAGATTGTGAAGCGAATGAGGGAGCTGAAAGTCGACAGGAAAGAGTTCATGTGCCTCAAATATCTTCTGCTCCTCAACCCTG ATATTCCGGGAGTTCAGGACATACACCTGATCAGAGGATACCAGGAACAGATCCACGCCGCTCTGCTTGACTACACCATATCCAACTACCCGGAGGTGacggagaaatttggacagctCCTCCTGAGGCTGCCCGAGATCCGGCAAGTCAGCCTCCTGGGTGAGGACTACCTGTACTACAAACATCTGAGCGGGGAAGTTCCGTACAACAGTCTACTCATGGAGATGCTGCACAGCAAAAGGAAATGa
- the LOC139114113 gene encoding nuclear receptor subfamily 5 group A member 2-like isoform X3, which translates to MSTEVEVEKPASAEKKTPSGQAPTLKMDFSFENEELKAAFDEQCPVCGDKVSGYHYGLLTCESCKGFFKRTVQNKKVYTCIENRNCMIDKTQRKRCPYCRFQKCLKVGMKLEAVRPDRMRGGRNKFGPMYKRDRAIKQQQRNRLIASSRPSGLPGNPDISNAIRNIQAAAAAKNSTPSPMVPQPALIIREPTTMSKPILSDIPRPVTSIPPYSYNAVNGLSSHPVSTMANSLSAELKSVYTDPGVPPIKTEPDATPRLIAEMLRSEPDQKQLQAKIQSCLQSQLNMNGPTDYFSMACKLADQTLFAFVDWARNSLFFKDLKVEDQMKLLQNAWSELLVIDQCYRQVETISESMVLVTGETVDLAKLRMYGLGDVIDRMAEIVKRMRELKVDRKEFMCLKYLLLLNPDIPGVQDIHLIRGYQEQIHAALLDYTISNYPEVTEKFGQLLLRLPEIRQVSLLGEDYLYYKHLSGEVPYNSLLMEMLHSKRK; encoded by the exons ATGTCGACCGAAGTCGAAGTGGAGAAACCCGCCTCTGCGGAGAAGAAGACCCCCTCAGGTCAAG CTCCAACTCTGAAAATGGATTTCTCCTTCGAGAACGAAGAGCTCAAGGCAGCCTTCGACGAACAATGTCCGGTCTGTGGGGACAAGGTCTCTGGCTATCACTATGGGCTCCTAACTTGTGAGAGCTGTAAGGGCTTTTTTAAACGGACTGTACAAAATAAGAAAGTCTACACGTGTATTGAGAACCGCAACTGCATGATCGACAAAACCCAGAGGAAGAGATGCCCGTACTGCCGATTCCAAAAATGCTTGAAAGTTGGTATGAAGCTAGAAG CTGTCAGACCAGATAGAATGCGAGGcggaagaaataaatttggtcCCATGTACAAGCGAGACAGGGCGATAAAACAGCAGCAGCGAAACAGGCTTATCGCCAGCTCACGGCCAAGTGGACTCCCGGGGAACCCAGATATTTCCAACGCTATTCGGAACATCCAGGCCGCTGCCGCCGCCAAAAACTCAACGCCGTCGCCAATGGTACCTCAGCCAGCGCTCATCATACGCGAGCCAACCACCATGTCCAAACCTATACTGTCAGACATCCCCCGGCCGGTGACGTCGATCCCACCCTACAGCTACAACGCTGTGAACGGACTCTCCTCACATCCAGTCAGCACCATGGCCAACTCGCTCAGCGCCGAGCTCAAGTCGGTGTACACGGACCCCGGCGTGCCCCCTATCAAAACGGAGCCCGACGCGACACCCAGGCTCATTGCCGAAATGTTGAGGTCGGAGCCCGACCAGAAACAACTGCAGGCCAAGATCCAGTCTTGCCTTCAGAGCCAACTTAACATGAATGGACCCACGGACTATTTCAGTATGGCGTGCAAACTGGCCGACCAAACGTTATTTGCCTTTGTGGATTGGGCAAGGAACAGCCTCTTTTTCAAAGATTTGAAG GTTGAAGACCAGATGAAGCTATTACAGAATGCTTGGAGTGAACTGCTTGTGATCGACCAGTGCTACAGACAGGTTGAGACCATTTCGGAAAGCATGGTGTTGGTGACAGGAGAGACGGTTGACCTCGCCAAGCTTCGCATGTACGGTTTGGGCGACGTAATTGACCGCATGGCCGAGATTGTGAAGCGAATGAGGGAGCTGAAAGTCGACAGGAAAGAGTTCATGTGCCTCAAATATCTTCTGCTCCTCAACCCTG ATATTCCGGGAGTTCAGGACATACACCTGATCAGAGGATACCAGGAACAGATCCACGCCGCTCTGCTTGACTACACCATATCCAACTACCCGGAGGTGacggagaaatttggacagctCCTCCTGAGGCTGCCCGAGATCCGGCAAGTCAGCCTCCTGGGTGAGGACTACCTGTACTACAAACATCTGAGCGGGGAAGTTCCGTACAACAGTCTACTCATGGAGATGCTGCACAGCAAAAGGAAATGa
- the LOC139114113 gene encoding nuclear receptor subfamily 5 group A member 2-like isoform X4: MMQYGNHDIHYPPTLKMDFSFENEELKAAFDEQCPVCGDKVSGYHYGLLTCESCKGFFKRTVQNKKVYTCIENRNCMIDKTQRKRCPYCRFQKCLKVGMKLEAVRPDRMRGGRNKFGPMYKRDRAIKQQQRNRLIASSRPSGLPGNPDISNAIRNIQAAAAAKNSTPSPMVPQPALIIREPTTMSKPILSDIPRPVTSIPPYSYNAVNGLSSHPVSTMANSLSAELKSVYTDPGVPPIKTEPDATPRLIAEMLRSEPDQKQLQAKIQSCLQSQLNMNGPTDYFSMACKLADQTLFAFVDWARNSLFFKDLKVEDQMKLLQNAWSELLVIDQCYRQVETISESMVLVTGETVDLAKLRMYGLGDVIDRMAEIVKRMRELKVDRKEFMCLKYLLLLNPDIPGVQDIHLIRGYQEQIHAALLDYTISNYPEVTEKFGQLLLRLPEIRQVSLLGEDYLYYKHLSGEVPYNSLLMEMLHSKRK; this comes from the exons CTCCAACTCTGAAAATGGATTTCTCCTTCGAGAACGAAGAGCTCAAGGCAGCCTTCGACGAACAATGTCCGGTCTGTGGGGACAAGGTCTCTGGCTATCACTATGGGCTCCTAACTTGTGAGAGCTGTAAGGGCTTTTTTAAACGGACTGTACAAAATAAGAAAGTCTACACGTGTATTGAGAACCGCAACTGCATGATCGACAAAACCCAGAGGAAGAGATGCCCGTACTGCCGATTCCAAAAATGCTTGAAAGTTGGTATGAAGCTAGAAG CTGTCAGACCAGATAGAATGCGAGGcggaagaaataaatttggtcCCATGTACAAGCGAGACAGGGCGATAAAACAGCAGCAGCGAAACAGGCTTATCGCCAGCTCACGGCCAAGTGGACTCCCGGGGAACCCAGATATTTCCAACGCTATTCGGAACATCCAGGCCGCTGCCGCCGCCAAAAACTCAACGCCGTCGCCAATGGTACCTCAGCCAGCGCTCATCATACGCGAGCCAACCACCATGTCCAAACCTATACTGTCAGACATCCCCCGGCCGGTGACGTCGATCCCACCCTACAGCTACAACGCTGTGAACGGACTCTCCTCACATCCAGTCAGCACCATGGCCAACTCGCTCAGCGCCGAGCTCAAGTCGGTGTACACGGACCCCGGCGTGCCCCCTATCAAAACGGAGCCCGACGCGACACCCAGGCTCATTGCCGAAATGTTGAGGTCGGAGCCCGACCAGAAACAACTGCAGGCCAAGATCCAGTCTTGCCTTCAGAGCCAACTTAACATGAATGGACCCACGGACTATTTCAGTATGGCGTGCAAACTGGCCGACCAAACGTTATTTGCCTTTGTGGATTGGGCAAGGAACAGCCTCTTTTTCAAAGATTTGAAG GTTGAAGACCAGATGAAGCTATTACAGAATGCTTGGAGTGAACTGCTTGTGATCGACCAGTGCTACAGACAGGTTGAGACCATTTCGGAAAGCATGGTGTTGGTGACAGGAGAGACGGTTGACCTCGCCAAGCTTCGCATGTACGGTTTGGGCGACGTAATTGACCGCATGGCCGAGATTGTGAAGCGAATGAGGGAGCTGAAAGTCGACAGGAAAGAGTTCATGTGCCTCAAATATCTTCTGCTCCTCAACCCTG ATATTCCGGGAGTTCAGGACATACACCTGATCAGAGGATACCAGGAACAGATCCACGCCGCTCTGCTTGACTACACCATATCCAACTACCCGGAGGTGacggagaaatttggacagctCCTCCTGAGGCTGCCCGAGATCCGGCAAGTCAGCCTCCTGGGTGAGGACTACCTGTACTACAAACATCTGAGCGGGGAAGTTCCGTACAACAGTCTACTCATGGAGATGCTGCACAGCAAAAGGAAATGa
- the LOC139114113 gene encoding nuclear receptor subfamily 5 group A member 2-like isoform X5, which translates to MDFSFENEELKAAFDEQCPVCGDKVSGYHYGLLTCESCKGFFKRTVQNKKVYTCIENRNCMIDKTQRKRCPYCRFQKCLKVGMKLEAVRPDRMRGGRNKFGPMYKRDRAIKQQQRNRLIASSRPSGLPGNPDISNAIRNIQAAAAAKNSTPSPMVPQPALIIREPTTMSKPILSDIPRPVTSIPPYSYNAVNGLSSHPVSTMANSLSAELKSVYTDPGVPPIKTEPDATPRLIAEMLRSEPDQKQLQAKIQSCLQSQLNMNGPTDYFSMACKLADQTLFAFVDWARNSLFFKDLKVEDQMKLLQNAWSELLVIDQCYRQVETISESMVLVTGETVDLAKLRMYGLGDVIDRMAEIVKRMRELKVDRKEFMCLKYLLLLNPDIPGVQDIHLIRGYQEQIHAALLDYTISNYPEVTEKFGQLLLRLPEIRQVSLLGEDYLYYKHLSGEVPYNSLLMEMLHSKRK; encoded by the exons ATGGATTTCTCCTTCGAGAACGAAGAGCTCAAGGCAGCCTTCGACGAACAATGTCCGGTCTGTGGGGACAAGGTCTCTGGCTATCACTATGGGCTCCTAACTTGTGAGAGCTGTAAGGGCTTTTTTAAACGGACTGTACAAAATAAGAAAGTCTACACGTGTATTGAGAACCGCAACTGCATGATCGACAAAACCCAGAGGAAGAGATGCCCGTACTGCCGATTCCAAAAATGCTTGAAAGTTGGTATGAAGCTAGAAG CTGTCAGACCAGATAGAATGCGAGGcggaagaaataaatttggtcCCATGTACAAGCGAGACAGGGCGATAAAACAGCAGCAGCGAAACAGGCTTATCGCCAGCTCACGGCCAAGTGGACTCCCGGGGAACCCAGATATTTCCAACGCTATTCGGAACATCCAGGCCGCTGCCGCCGCCAAAAACTCAACGCCGTCGCCAATGGTACCTCAGCCAGCGCTCATCATACGCGAGCCAACCACCATGTCCAAACCTATACTGTCAGACATCCCCCGGCCGGTGACGTCGATCCCACCCTACAGCTACAACGCTGTGAACGGACTCTCCTCACATCCAGTCAGCACCATGGCCAACTCGCTCAGCGCCGAGCTCAAGTCGGTGTACACGGACCCCGGCGTGCCCCCTATCAAAACGGAGCCCGACGCGACACCCAGGCTCATTGCCGAAATGTTGAGGTCGGAGCCCGACCAGAAACAACTGCAGGCCAAGATCCAGTCTTGCCTTCAGAGCCAACTTAACATGAATGGACCCACGGACTATTTCAGTATGGCGTGCAAACTGGCCGACCAAACGTTATTTGCCTTTGTGGATTGGGCAAGGAACAGCCTCTTTTTCAAAGATTTGAAG GTTGAAGACCAGATGAAGCTATTACAGAATGCTTGGAGTGAACTGCTTGTGATCGACCAGTGCTACAGACAGGTTGAGACCATTTCGGAAAGCATGGTGTTGGTGACAGGAGAGACGGTTGACCTCGCCAAGCTTCGCATGTACGGTTTGGGCGACGTAATTGACCGCATGGCCGAGATTGTGAAGCGAATGAGGGAGCTGAAAGTCGACAGGAAAGAGTTCATGTGCCTCAAATATCTTCTGCTCCTCAACCCTG ATATTCCGGGAGTTCAGGACATACACCTGATCAGAGGATACCAGGAACAGATCCACGCCGCTCTGCTTGACTACACCATATCCAACTACCCGGAGGTGacggagaaatttggacagctCCTCCTGAGGCTGCCCGAGATCCGGCAAGTCAGCCTCCTGGGTGAGGACTACCTGTACTACAAACATCTGAGCGGGGAAGTTCCGTACAACAGTCTACTCATGGAGATGCTGCACAGCAAAAGGAAATGa